One window of Tepidanaerobacter acetatoxydans Re1 genomic DNA carries:
- a CDS encoding DUF1614 domain-containing protein, translating to MPVGVILLILIAVMIYFGLLQRVLDRMRITDSMAIIFIGAMIVGSFLPNIPLGSRMSINIGGGVIPIVIAIYLIATSDEDIEKLRSIIASIITGITVYIAGKVLPAEPGTMFIEPIIAFSILAGIIAYVFGRSRRGAFIAGILGITISDIISAFGVTGRTASTTIGGAGILDAVVISGVIAVGLCEIVGETGEKLKGGSWAVKKSKKEPPKMNVLLKHDEPKEEGENDESSK from the coding sequence ATGCCTGTAGGAGTTATTTTACTGATTTTAATAGCGGTAATGATTTATTTCGGATTATTACAAAGGGTCTTGGACAGAATGCGTATAACGGATAGTATGGCAATAATATTTATAGGAGCAATGATAGTAGGAAGTTTTTTACCGAATATTCCCCTTGGATCTCGAATGTCTATAAATATTGGCGGTGGTGTTATACCGATTGTTATTGCAATTTACCTTATTGCTACTTCTGATGAAGATATAGAAAAGTTAAGATCTATAATTGCATCTATTATAACAGGAATTACAGTTTATATTGCCGGTAAAGTACTGCCTGCGGAACCGGGAACAATGTTTATTGAGCCAATAATAGCTTTTTCTATCTTAGCAGGTATTATAGCATACGTCTTTGGCCGCTCGAGAAGAGGAGCGTTTATAGCCGGTATTTTAGGAATAACAATAAGTGACATTATTTCAGCTTTTGGTGTTACAGGAAGAACTGCAAGCACAACTATTGGAGGGGCAGGAATTTTAGATGCAGTAGTCATTTCAGGGGTAATTGCAGTTGGATTATGTGAAATAGTCGGTGAAACCGGTGAAAAACTTAAGGGTGGCAGCTGGGCTGTTAAGAAATCAAAGAAAGAACCTCCAAAAATGAATGTACTGCTAAAACATGATGAGCCTAAGGAAGAAGGTGAAAATGATGAGAGCAGCAAGTAA
- the spoIIP gene encoding stage II sporulation protein P → MMRAASKNKIPTKIITIIIVLMLLWAPTALAEQEMEKGYYTVYEEGTNKKIFSTARVVSIGDQYLNEQNILYEIVKVSGNKAYAKFKEEVDIEQALELPESQVTSEIFQDKQDTLKTSGEKKEKVVAIYHTHSDESYIPTDGKASIPYKGGIFKVGSALKTALEKKGIKVIQSYQPHDPHDSMAYQRSRRTATELLKNVPDAIIDIHRDGVPAEEYQGQVKGQTIAKMQLVVGRQNPQLNTIDNFAKQIKATADKKYPGLIKGIFYGKGGFNQDLYPRSILIEAGTYTNSRYKAQDGANILADVIATTLYGEDYEKEIDLSGRKTTEVPKEGSNTFKTLLWVIGLIIVGFGGYMLISTGGINELSAKLKSFSSRKSTLNEKKKDNDNE, encoded by the coding sequence ATGATGAGAGCAGCAAGTAAGAATAAGATACCGACTAAAATAATCACAATCATTATAGTCTTAATGCTTCTGTGGGCTCCGACGGCGTTAGCCGAGCAAGAAATGGAAAAAGGCTATTACACTGTCTATGAAGAAGGAACCAATAAAAAAATATTTTCCACAGCTAGAGTCGTCAGTATAGGAGATCAATATTTGAACGAACAGAATATATTATATGAAATCGTTAAGGTATCCGGCAATAAAGCTTATGCTAAATTTAAAGAAGAGGTAGATATCGAGCAAGCGCTAGAGCTACCAGAATCACAAGTTACTTCAGAAATTTTTCAGGATAAACAGGATACGTTAAAAACGTCTGGTGAAAAGAAAGAGAAAGTTGTCGCAATATACCATACGCATAGCGATGAGTCATATATACCAACCGATGGCAAAGCAAGTATTCCATATAAAGGAGGAATTTTTAAAGTAGGTTCGGCTTTAAAAACAGCTTTAGAAAAAAAAGGCATAAAAGTGATTCAGTCTTATCAACCACATGACCCTCACGATTCAATGGCATATCAAAGATCACGACGCACTGCAACCGAACTCTTGAAAAATGTTCCAGATGCGATTATAGATATCCATCGTGATGGGGTTCCGGCCGAAGAATATCAAGGCCAGGTAAAAGGCCAAACAATAGCTAAGATGCAGCTAGTAGTGGGCCGGCAGAATCCTCAACTGAATACTATAGATAATTTTGCTAAACAAATTAAGGCAACGGCTGATAAAAAATATCCAGGACTTATAAAAGGAATTTTTTATGGAAAAGGTGGCTTTAATCAAGATCTTTATCCAAGAAGTATATTAATTGAAGCTGGTACTTATACAAATTCAAGATATAAGGCACAAGATGGAGCTAATATTTTAGCGGATGTTATCGCTACAACTCTTTATGGCGAGGACTATGAGAAAGAAATCGATCTAAGCGGAAGAAAAACTACAGAAGTACCAAAGGAGGGCAGCAATACATTTAAGACATTACTGTGGGTAATAGGCTTGATAATTGTAGGCTTTGGAGGTTATATGCTTATATCTACAGGAGGTATAAATGAATTATCAGCAAAGCTTAAGAGCTTTTCCAGCAGAAAATCGACATTAAATGAGAAAAAGAAAGATAATGACAACGAATAA
- a CDS encoding DUF3189 family protein — translation MKVIYSCYWGSYLAVVAASLHLELIDVNKYNKNDILSLRLFNKISDMELGELFFIGIDDKKSEIYVMGSKNSGKILEKALKGVAEIYGFGKDSVMLIDLNPYYNILLLLGILLIKRLGLIKTGMKLVLKGIAKNYDKIIKKVQCVKAEPIYEGNKQEVNR, via the coding sequence TTGAAAGTAATTTATTCTTGCTATTGGGGCAGCTACCTTGCTGTGGTAGCTGCTTCATTGCATCTGGAGTTAATTGACGTTAATAAATATAATAAAAATGATATTCTTTCGCTGCGTTTATTCAATAAAATAAGCGATATGGAGCTTGGAGAGCTTTTTTTTATAGGGATAGATGATAAAAAAAGCGAAATTTATGTAATGGGTTCAAAGAATTCCGGTAAAATATTAGAAAAAGCTTTAAAGGGTGTAGCAGAGATATATGGCTTTGGGAAAGATTCAGTAATGTTAATAGATCTCAACCCTTATTACAATATTTTGCTGTTACTTGGAATTTTATTGATTAAAAGATTAGGTTTAATTAAAACAGGAATGAAGCTAGTGTTAAAAGGTATTGCAAAGAATTATGATAAGATAATAAAGAAGGTTCAGTGTGTTAAAGCCGAACCAATTTATGAAGGAAATAAGCAAGAGGTGAATAGATGA
- a CDS encoding DUF3189 family protein, whose amino-acid sequence MRIFYCCYGSTHSSVVAASIHLGLLPVERIPTSNEIKRLPYYDKIETSEIGTPFYMGKDEFNSEIFILGMANHRKIIKKAILSFLEHSGLDLQDLLMIDTLKNVNMITKVGGFFSRRLGLVSIGRPLTIIGIQQKYESFTSLVNNVKMKEQMMTNLT is encoded by the coding sequence ATGAGAATATTTTATTGTTGCTATGGCAGTACCCATTCATCAGTGGTGGCCGCTTCCATTCATCTTGGCCTATTGCCTGTTGAGCGAATTCCAACTTCAAATGAAATTAAACGTTTGCCATACTATGATAAAATAGAGACCTCTGAAATAGGAACACCTTTCTATATGGGAAAAGATGAATTCAACTCAGAGATTTTTATATTGGGCATGGCAAACCATAGAAAAATAATAAAAAAGGCTATACTAAGTTTTTTAGAACATTCAGGCTTGGATCTCCAAGATTTATTGATGATAGATACTCTAAAAAATGTAAATATGATAACTAAGGTAGGAGGTTTTTTTTCAAGGAGATTAGGTCTTGTGAGTATTGGTAGGCCGTTGACGATTATAGGTATTCAGCAAAAATACGAAAGCTTCACTTCCTTAGTAAACAATGTAAAAATGAAGGAACAAATGATGACAAATTTAACTTGA
- the der gene encoding ribosome biogenesis GTPase Der encodes MSFIVAVVGKPNVGKSTLFNRIIGKRISIVDDKPGVTRDRIYGEAEWNGKKFTMVDTGGVEPASKDIILSQMKRQADFAIETANLILFMVDGKEGLTPTDLDVAQILRRSGKPVLLVVNKVDNYTNTAYDYEFYKLGFGDPIFISAVHGLAVGDLLDKITDYIEEPHILSEDEDIIKVAIIGKPNVGKSSLLNAILGEERVIVSDIPGTTRDAIDSYFEINGKKMLFIDTAGLRKKSRISEDVEYYSTVRALGAIDRADVVLMVLDASQNISEQDKRIAGIAHEAGKAVIIIVNKWDLIDKDSHTTDEFSKKIKNELAFMQYAPIVYVSAKTGQRVGRILELINFVMDNYTFRVKTSLLNELVREATAVSEPPSIKGKKLKIFYATQTGIKPPTFIFFVNDIKLFHFSYARYLENTLRQTFGFEGTPIIIKPRQRKGED; translated from the coding sequence ATGAGTTTTATTGTTGCAGTCGTTGGTAAGCCAAATGTTGGTAAATCAACACTATTTAACAGAATTATCGGAAAAAGAATCTCCATCGTTGATGATAAACCCGGTGTAACCCGTGACAGGATTTATGGAGAGGCAGAATGGAATGGCAAAAAGTTTACCATGGTTGACACAGGAGGAGTAGAACCGGCAAGTAAAGACATAATACTTAGTCAAATGAAGCGCCAAGCGGATTTTGCCATCGAAACTGCAAATCTAATTCTGTTTATGGTGGATGGAAAAGAGGGGCTTACTCCAACTGATTTAGATGTAGCTCAGATTTTAAGAAGAAGTGGTAAACCGGTCTTATTAGTAGTTAATAAGGTAGATAACTATACAAATACAGCTTATGATTATGAATTTTATAAATTAGGTTTCGGTGATCCAATATTTATTTCAGCAGTTCATGGTTTGGCTGTAGGAGATTTACTTGATAAAATAACGGATTATATAGAAGAACCGCATATTTTGTCAGAAGATGAAGACATTATTAAAGTAGCTATTATAGGTAAGCCTAATGTAGGAAAATCCTCACTTTTAAATGCTATTTTAGGAGAGGAAAGGGTTATAGTAAGCGATATTCCCGGAACTACAAGAGATGCTATAGATTCATATTTTGAAATTAATGGGAAAAAGATGCTTTTTATTGATACCGCAGGACTTAGGAAAAAGAGCAGGATAAGTGAAGATGTGGAATATTACAGCACTGTGCGGGCTTTAGGTGCTATAGACAGGGCAGATGTTGTGCTAATGGTCTTAGATGCATCCCAGAATATATCGGAACAAGATAAAAGGATAGCAGGTATTGCACATGAGGCCGGAAAAGCAGTAATAATAATCGTAAACAAATGGGATTTAATAGATAAGGATTCACATACAACTGATGAATTTAGTAAAAAAATAAAAAATGAATTGGCTTTTATGCAATATGCACCTATTGTTTACGTTTCGGCTAAAACAGGCCAGAGAGTCGGTCGCATTTTAGAACTTATAAATTTTGTCATGGACAATTATACTTTTAGAGTCAAGACAAGTTTATTAAATGAATTAGTGAGAGAAGCCACTGCCGTATCAGAACCACCGTCCATCAAGGGAAAGAAATTAAAAATATTTTATGCTACACAGACAGGAATAAAGCCGCCAACCTTTATTTTTTTTGTAAATGATATAAAGCTTTTTCATTTTTCATATGCAAGGTATTTAGAGAATACCCTTCGCCAGACTTTTGGATTTGAAGGAACTCCTATAATTATAAAACCAAGGCAAAGGAAGGGTGAAGACTGA
- a CDS encoding NAD(P)H-dependent glycerol-3-phosphate dehydrogenase has protein sequence MLKVAVIGAGSWGTALANIAAENANCTYLWVRRRKLADEIIKTHENRLYLPGAKISTEINISTNLEQVVSKADIVIMAVPSHAVRVMAKQLRYYLKNDVVVVSASKGIELDSFKRMSQVLAEELYNGDNKNLVALSGPSHAEEVIRNLPTAIVAASSNQHAAEMLQDALMNTNFRIYTNTDIIGVELGGALKNVIAICSGISDGLGFGDNSRAALMTRGITEIIRLGIALGAKPETFSGLSGIGDLIVTCSSQFSRNRKAGMKIGQGKTVKEITESTNMVIEGFNTTKATFLLAKKYGIEMPITEQAYLVLFEGKNPAAAVNSLMNRVGKHEHEDTISQNFFIR, from the coding sequence ATGTTAAAAGTAGCTGTGATAGGTGCTGGAAGCTGGGGGACGGCTTTAGCTAATATAGCAGCCGAAAATGCTAATTGTACATATCTTTGGGTTAGGCGTAGAAAATTAGCAGATGAAATTATAAAAACACATGAGAACAGATTATATTTGCCCGGTGCAAAAATATCGACAGAAATAAATATTTCTACAAACCTCGAGCAGGTAGTATCAAAAGCTGATATTGTTATAATGGCAGTTCCATCTCATGCAGTTAGGGTGATGGCTAAACAGTTACGATATTATTTAAAAAATGATGTTGTTGTTGTAAGTGCTTCTAAAGGTATAGAACTCGACAGCTTTAAACGTATGTCACAAGTCTTGGCTGAAGAACTATACAATGGAGATAATAAAAATCTCGTAGCATTATCAGGACCCAGTCATGCCGAAGAAGTAATTAGGAATCTGCCGACTGCAATAGTGGCAGCTTCTTCTAATCAGCATGCAGCCGAAATGCTTCAGGATGCCCTTATGAATACCAATTTTAGAATCTATACAAATACCGATATTATTGGAGTTGAACTAGGCGGTGCACTAAAAAATGTGATAGCTATTTGTTCGGGGATTTCCGATGGCCTTGGATTTGGCGATAATAGTCGAGCGGCTTTAATGACTCGCGGTATAACTGAAATAATCAGGTTGGGTATAGCACTTGGTGCAAAGCCTGAAACTTTTTCGGGCCTTTCAGGAATAGGAGATCTCATCGTAACTTGCAGTAGCCAATTTAGCCGTAATCGGAAAGCAGGTATGAAAATAGGCCAAGGAAAGACAGTAAAAGAAATTACAGAATCTACTAATATGGTTATAGAAGGCTTTAATACAACCAAAGCAACATTTTTACTGGCTAAAAAATATGGGATCGAGATGCCTATAACTGAACAAGCATATTTAGTACTTTTTGAAGGGAAAAATCCTGCTGCTGCTGTTAATTCTCTTATGAATAGAGTCGGTAAGCACGAGCATGAGGATACGATTTCACAAAATTTTTTTATACGTTAA
- the spoIVA gene encoding stage IV sporulation protein A — MEKFDLFRDIVERTGGDIYIGVVGPVRAGKSTFVKKFMELMVIPNIPDSNERLRAKDELPQSGAGRTITTAEPKFIPSEAVEITIKDNIKFRVRLVDNVGYSVRGALGYEDENGPRMVTTPWFEKEIPFQEAAEIGTRKVIEEHSTLGLVVTTDGSVTEIPRENYVPAEERIVEELKSIGKPFVIVLNTAQPYDEKTKNIKEILESRYDVPVLPVDCANMDVEDIYKILEEVLYEFPIMEINISIPDWIQVLEKEHWLRQKFEEAIKDTVKDIKRLRDMEKTLEVSKIYDFIEKVQLKEMNLGSGVAEVLMDVSKDLFYQVLSEFSDMTIKGEKDLLQIMGELTEAKKAYDKVAKALEDVQKVGYGIVPPQLDEMTLEEPEIIRQGGRFGVKLKAVAPSIHMIRTDINAEVSPIIGTERQSEELINYLMSEFESDPSKLWETNLFGKSLNDLVREGIQNKLLNMPESAQEKIQETLQRIVNEGSGGLICIIL, encoded by the coding sequence ATGGAAAAATTTGATTTATTTAGAGATATTGTTGAAAGGACCGGAGGGGATATTTATATTGGTGTAGTAGGTCCTGTACGTGCAGGTAAATCGACATTTGTTAAAAAATTTATGGAACTGATGGTTATACCTAATATACCGGATTCTAATGAACGTTTAAGAGCTAAAGATGAGCTTCCGCAAAGCGGTGCAGGTAGAACCATTACCACTGCAGAACCAAAATTTATTCCAAGTGAAGCCGTAGAAATAACCATTAAAGATAATATTAAGTTCAGAGTTAGATTAGTAGATAATGTTGGCTACAGTGTCAGAGGTGCTTTGGGATATGAGGATGAAAACGGCCCCAGAATGGTAACCACGCCTTGGTTTGAAAAAGAAATTCCCTTCCAAGAAGCTGCTGAGATCGGGACAAGAAAGGTTATTGAAGAACACTCTACCTTGGGCTTGGTTGTGACTACTGATGGATCTGTTACTGAGATTCCAAGAGAAAACTATGTTCCAGCTGAAGAAAGAATTGTTGAGGAATTAAAATCTATTGGTAAGCCCTTTGTTATTGTACTGAATACGGCACAACCTTATGATGAAAAAACCAAAAATATAAAAGAAATACTTGAGTCAAGGTATGATGTACCAGTTTTGCCTGTAGATTGTGCGAACATGGATGTGGAGGATATATATAAAATATTGGAAGAAGTTCTTTACGAGTTCCCGATTATGGAAATAAATATAAGTATACCTGACTGGATTCAAGTGCTTGAGAAGGAGCATTGGCTTAGGCAGAAATTTGAAGAGGCAATTAAAGATACCGTAAAAGACATAAAACGATTGAGAGATATGGAAAAAACTTTAGAAGTCTCAAAGATTTATGATTTTATTGAAAAAGTTCAACTAAAGGAAATGAATTTAGGTTCGGGAGTAGCAGAAGTTTTAATGGATGTCAGCAAAGACCTATTTTACCAGGTTCTTAGCGAGTTCTCTGATATGACAATAAAGGGAGAAAAAGACCTTTTACAAATCATGGGAGAACTGACCGAGGCAAAGAAAGCCTATGATAAGGTGGCTAAAGCCTTAGAAGATGTTCAGAAGGTAGGCTATGGAATAGTACCTCCTCAATTAGATGAGATGACACTGGAGGAACCGGAGATTATTCGTCAAGGAGGCAGGTTCGGTGTTAAATTAAAAGCTGTAGCGCCGTCCATTCACATGATAAGAACTGATATTAATGCAGAAGTATCACCTATTATCGGTACGGAAAGACAGAGTGAAGAACTTATTAATTATTTAATGAGTGAATTTGAAAGCGATCCATCAAAACTTTGGGAAACTAATTTATTTGGCAAATCTTTAAATGATCTTGTGCGCGAAGGAATACAAAATAAGCTCTTAAATATGCCGGAATCAGCACAAGAAAAGATTCAAGAGACACTCCAACGTATTGTAAATGAAGGCAGTGGCGGATTAATCTGCATAATTCTTTAA
- a CDS encoding acylphosphatase, which produces MKKSARIFLYGIVQGVGMRYSVYRKAVSLGLSGYVKNMPDGSVKIEVEGDEVAILSLLDYVKNDVRWAKVERTKVIWEEYEGKYKEFKIFG; this is translated from the coding sequence ATGAAAAAATCTGCTCGCATTTTTCTTTATGGAATAGTTCAAGGTGTAGGTATGAGATATTCAGTTTATAGAAAAGCTGTAAGTCTAGGACTATCCGGATATGTTAAAAATATGCCTGATGGCAGCGTTAAGATTGAAGTTGAAGGGGATGAAGTAGCGATACTATCATTACTGGATTATGTCAAAAATGATGTTCGATGGGCTAAAGTTGAAAGGACAAAAGTAATTTGGGAAGAATATGAAGGGAAATATAAAGAATTTAAAATCTTTGGGTGA
- a CDS encoding replication-associated recombination protein A — MNDQTSIFDMDKNKTPGPLADRMRPQTLDEFEGQEHLLGEGKVLRKLIESDSITSMILWGPPGVGKTTLAKIIAEKTHAKFENFSAVLSGIKEIREVMKQAEERRLYGQRTLLFIDEIHRFNKSQQDAFLPFVEKGDIILIGATTENPSFELNSALLSRSKVFTLNPLKPENIILLLKRAIKDKERGLGKMNVDISDETLEKLAVYSNGDARVALNTLELSALIAIPAKDGSIYITNDILEQAFQKKTFLYDKKGEEHYNLISAFHKSIRNSDSDAAVYWLARMLESGEDPLYIARRMIRIASEDIGLAEPKAMEQAVAAFHAAHFIGMPECSTSLAQAAVYLALAPKSNAVYIGYLKAREDAEKTIAQPVPLHIRNAPTNLMRDLGYGKGYKYAHDFENKVASMECLPENLIGTQYYCPTDMGEEKKFKEIKRKLSLLQEK, encoded by the coding sequence ATGAATGATCAAACCTCAATTTTCGATATGGATAAAAATAAAACTCCAGGTCCATTGGCTGATAGAATGAGGCCCCAAACTCTTGATGAATTTGAGGGCCAAGAACATTTACTTGGTGAAGGAAAGGTATTGAGGAAGCTTATTGAAAGTGACAGCATTACATCTATGATATTATGGGGACCGCCAGGAGTAGGCAAGACAACGCTTGCTAAAATTATTGCAGAAAAAACCCATGCTAAATTTGAAAATTTTAGTGCCGTGCTTTCGGGAATAAAGGAAATAAGAGAAGTTATGAAGCAAGCTGAAGAACGCAGGCTGTATGGTCAAAGAACATTACTCTTTATTGATGAAATTCATCGATTTAACAAATCACAGCAAGATGCTTTTCTGCCTTTTGTAGAAAAGGGAGACATAATTTTAATAGGAGCTACTACTGAAAATCCTTCTTTTGAATTAAATTCTGCTCTTCTTTCACGGTCAAAAGTATTTACATTAAACCCTTTAAAACCAGAAAATATTATATTACTGTTAAAAAGAGCTATAAAAGATAAAGAACGTGGATTAGGTAAGATGAATGTGGACATTAGTGATGAAACCCTTGAAAAGCTTGCAGTATATTCTAACGGAGATGCCAGAGTAGCATTGAATACGCTAGAACTTTCAGCTCTAATTGCAATACCGGCAAAAGATGGTTCTATTTATATTACGAATGATATACTTGAACAAGCTTTTCAAAAGAAAACCTTTTTGTATGATAAAAAAGGCGAAGAACATTATAATCTTATATCGGCATTCCATAAATCTATAAGAAACAGCGATAGTGATGCTGCAGTTTATTGGCTTGCCCGAATGTTAGAATCGGGTGAGGATCCACTATATATAGCAAGAAGGATGATCCGCATTGCATCAGAAGATATAGGGTTAGCTGAACCGAAAGCTATGGAGCAGGCGGTTGCAGCATTTCATGCAGCACATTTTATTGGTATGCCGGAGTGCAGCACAAGCTTGGCTCAGGCGGCGGTATATCTAGCACTGGCACCAAAATCCAATGCCGTATATATTGGCTATCTTAAAGCAAGGGAAGATGCAGAAAAAACCATTGCACAACCTGTTCCGCTACATATAAGAAATGCTCCGACAAATCTAATGAGGGATTTGGGCTATGGCAAGGGCTATAAATATGCACATGATTTTGAAAACAAGGTTGCATCCATGGAATGTCTGCCGGAAAATTTAATTGGCACACAATACTATTGTCCAACAGACATGGGGGAAGAGAAGAAATTTAAAGAAATAAAAAGGAAACTTAGCTTGTTGCAAGAAAAATAG
- a CDS encoding protein-glutamate methylesterase/protein-glutamine glutaminase has translation MERIRVLVVDDSAFMRKYISDMINKEPDMKVIDSAGDGNTAIEKVKSLKPDVVTLDVEMPGKNGLEVLREIKKISSAEVIMLSGLTTEGSVVTIEALSTGAFDFVEKPSRATIDQMQEMKRNLLDKIRYAWKLKNKKVNMNMSKVVTEEKYVHIEAIGKIEAIALGASTGGPKVLYDVITSLPKDIGIPVFVVQHMPAGFTKAFADRLDKNSFLRVVEAKHEDVIKPGVVYIAPGGYHMIVNPGKIILDTSPAIHGVRPAVDKLFISAAEVYKDKIICCVFTGMGRDGAEGVKAIKAKGGLTMAQDESTSVIYGMPRAAYETGCVDLVLPDHEIPKEIVKLVKQKS, from the coding sequence ATGGAAAGAATAAGGGTATTAGTCGTTGATGATTCGGCTTTTATGAGAAAGTATATATCGGATATGATAAATAAAGAACCCGATATGAAGGTGATCGATTCTGCAGGAGATGGAAATACAGCTATTGAAAAAGTTAAGTCTTTAAAACCTGATGTAGTAACGCTAGATGTTGAAATGCCCGGTAAAAATGGGTTGGAAGTGTTGAGAGAGATTAAGAAAATAAGTTCTGCTGAAGTAATTATGTTAAGCGGCCTTACCACAGAAGGTTCGGTTGTAACAATTGAAGCACTTAGTACAGGAGCTTTTGATTTTGTAGAAAAACCAAGTCGAGCGACGATTGACCAAATGCAAGAAATGAAAAGGAATTTACTTGATAAAATACGCTATGCATGGAAACTTAAAAATAAAAAAGTAAATATGAATATGTCAAAAGTAGTTACCGAAGAAAAATATGTACACATTGAGGCGATCGGTAAGATTGAAGCAATAGCATTAGGTGCTTCTACCGGCGGCCCAAAAGTGCTGTATGATGTTATTACAAGTCTGCCTAAGGATATAGGCATTCCGGTATTTGTAGTTCAGCATATGCCTGCGGGATTTACCAAAGCGTTTGCAGACAGGTTGGACAAAAACAGTTTTCTTAGAGTAGTTGAAGCAAAACACGAAGATGTTATTAAACCAGGGGTAGTTTATATAGCTCCGGGAGGATATCACATGATCGTAAATCCCGGGAAAATCATTCTTGATACATCTCCGGCTATCCACGGAGTAAGGCCGGCAGTTGATAAATTATTCATCTCAGCTGCCGAAGTTTATAAAGACAAGATTATTTGCTGCGTTTTTACGGGAATGGGAAGGGATGGAGCTGAAGGTGTAAAAGCAATTAAAGCCAAGGGCGGTTTGACTATGGCTCAAGACGAAAGCACATCGGTTATTTACGGAATGCCTAGGGCTGCTTATGAAACTGGGTGTGTTGATTTAGTGTTACCTGACCATGAAATACCAAAGGAAATAGTAAAACTGGTAAAGCAAAAGTCGTAA
- a CDS encoding P1 family peptidase, which translates to MLGYLTDVKGIQVGHAQDYEAGTGCTVVLCSEGAVAGVDVRGGAPGTRETDLMAPENLVQKVHAVYLSGGSAFGLDGASGVMHYLEKKGIGFDVGVTKVPIVPAAVIFDLTVGDFRKRPDFNMGYEACLNTKTKNDVLGNIGAGTGATVGKYFGDEFSMKGGLGTASIKIGELVVAALVVVNCLGDVTDNDTGNILAGALNKTKTGFANTIESIKNELKSKNFFGRNTTIGVVATNASLSKSGAKKTASMAHDGFARTIRPVHTMFDGDTIFCLSLGNIEADVTTIGILAAEVVAKAVVCAVKSAEPMYGRKAYKSFID; encoded by the coding sequence ATGTTAGGTTATTTGACCGATGTAAAGGGAATACAGGTAGGTCACGCACAGGATTATGAGGCTGGGACCGGATGCACGGTTGTTTTATGTAGTGAAGGTGCAGTTGCTGGTGTTGACGTGCGTGGAGGAGCTCCCGGAACCAGAGAAACAGACTTGATGGCTCCTGAAAATTTAGTACAAAAAGTACATGCCGTATATTTGAGCGGCGGAAGTGCTTTTGGCCTTGATGGTGCATCGGGGGTTATGCATTATCTGGAGAAAAAAGGGATCGGTTTTGATGTTGGGGTAACAAAGGTTCCTATTGTACCGGCCGCTGTAATTTTTGATTTAACTGTTGGAGACTTTAGGAAAAGGCCTGATTTCAACATGGGCTATGAAGCTTGTCTGAACACCAAGACAAAAAATGATGTATTAGGAAATATTGGAGCAGGAACCGGAGCTACCGTAGGCAAATATTTTGGTGATGAGTTTTCCATGAAGGGCGGTCTTGGCACTGCTTCTATCAAAATTGGCGAATTAGTGGTGGCTGCTCTTGTAGTTGTGAATTGCTTAGGGGATGTAACGGATAATGATACAGGAAATATTTTGGCAGGAGCTTTAAATAAAACGAAAACAGGATTTGCAAACACCATTGAAAGTATAAAGAATGAGCTAAAATCTAAAAACTTTTTTGGCAGGAATACCACTATTGGTGTAGTCGCCACAAATGCCTCACTTTCTAAATCCGGAGCAAAAAAGACTGCCTCTATGGCGCATGACGGCTTTGCAAGGACTATTAGACCGGTTCATACTATGTTTGATGGGGATACTATTTTTTGTCTTTCATTAGGGAACATAGAAGCAGATGTTACTACGATTGGAATCCTTGCAGCCGAAGTGGTTGCAAAGGCTGTAGTATGTGCGGTAAAAAGTGCGGAACCAATGTATGGCAGAAAGGCATATAAATCCTTCATTGACTAG